In Oryzias latipes chromosome 23, ASM223467v1, the DNA window tgcagaaaatacagaaaaaacatcagattATATTTTAGATGTAACTTTTTTGCTTCATATTCAATTAAGTAATTGAAATTTACACAGAATCTTTACTTTTCTAATTAAgatttgacatttaaatgcattatttagctttggaaataaaatgtatcCCTAAAGTATACAGCTTTAACATTAACATTTAGAcataatgtttaatttttatgcACATATTTGACATTTCTGTATTTACACTAtaagtgtttgttttgtaaatacAACACTTACATTTACAGTTGACATTTAGATTTTATATTTAGCTTTCACAATATAACATAAGATTTACatatacattttatatttatgtctGACACTTTTGTCTTAATTTATATTTAGTAGGATTCTAATGAACTCATAGAATCCTTGTTTTTAactcagttcaattttatttacatagctCAATGCATAGTTGTTTTAATGGGCTAGTTAGTCATCTGTCTTTCTTTATAGGTAATGAAAGTCAATCAAATGTGAGAAAAGTTCACTAAATCTGGTTCAACTTTGAGTTAATTTAATCATCTGAAGTTTTATAACCCGTGCTCTTCTATACATCCCCAAAGTGTAAAATTTAAAAGCCACGAGGCAGAGATGCTAAAATGTTAAAGCTAATTGCTGCATAATTTTGTGAAATATATACGGAGGAATTCTTTGAACTAGCACagcgaaaaaaaaagaaaaacacctggATTCTCATTTTGATGTGCAAATCTGTTCACTGCAGGGCATTAGCATGTCTTCCAGTTCTTGACGAGCTTTCAACTTCCTCAGTGtcagttttatacaaaaaacacataaatatttCAGCAATTACTTCTAACTAAAGCCttgctaaaaacaacaacaacatagaATAATAGTGTcactttttgcaaaaaatgtatttaacttGGAAATGTATGTTGTGATGAATTGTGGTATTAAGTTTCCCCAATCTAATAGAATTTGACCATCAAATGTGTTCAGGTTGCAGAAATGCTCACCTCATTTTTCCCCAACTTCATGCAAGTCAACCCTGTTCGATGACTTCAGGCTGGCATTTTATCTCGAATGCGCTGCGCTGCCTCTCACATTAAAAAGGGATTTCACGTGCCTGCACATACATCATGGTGGTCGAAAAAGCAGGTTCGACAGCAAGTCAAAAGATGCTCCATCACATGAGAAACGACTGAAAGGCCTGCTAATGCTCACACATTAGCACAGCCGCTGTGTGTTGAGTCCTAAAGATGAGTGAGAGTGACAGTTCAAGCCTTCATCCCAGGATGGTACACacctttaaaaatgtcagaGGATGTCAGTTTTTCTTACCCCTCTCCTTGATACTCTTAAGATTTCTgagcagttttatttttggaagcTTTTAGGTATTTTCCTCCAAACTCAATCCCAAATGACTACTCAGTAAGTGCTGAAAGGTTTTGTTTCTGTATGTAATTCTTCCTAAGTATGACTTCCGCAGAATGAGCTACTGAAGCTTCACATTGCTTAAAATACAACTCTAAAATCATTAAAGAGCCTACCGTGCTTTTCTCaagcctttcagaataaactacATCCATCCTATCGAAAAAATGTCTTGAGATGGTGATtcacgcttttattttttcccgttTGGACTATATTATACACCTCTTTCACAGCAGAGTGTGTATAAActccagttagtccaaaatgctgccGCCAGACTCCTAACGAAAACCAGAATGAGAGATCATATTACTCCAGTTTTAGCGTCTCTGCACATTGTTTTAGAATAGATTCTAAGATTTTAATGATTGCTTTTGAAGCACGCTGTGGTCTGGCCCTAAATATATAGCTGATCTCCTCGTCTCTTATGTACCTGGTCGCAATCTTAGATGTTCGGCAAAAGGCTTTTTAACAAACCAACAATCCAGATTGAAGACCAATGGAGATAGGGCCATTGCTATAAGAGCCCCATCAGTAGCCCCAGAAAAGATCAGCCTCACTGAATCCCTACCagtatttaaatctcttttaaaaactcaCCTCCATAGGcgtgcttttaatgattttactggTTCTTAAATTTAAACGTATGAAATTATTGATTTTAGTcaatttgattgatttaaacCGCTATCACTGTTTTGTGCGtgtcctgtgttttattttgtcgtaCTGTATACTGTTTTTAATCCTGATATTTTGTCTTATGTTAATTGTACAGTACTTTGTAATCTTGATTTTTGAAAAGTgccataaaaataaagtttatgaaTATGATATAATCATCTATTACCTTTGGgacactaaagaatgatttttataaaatagttattttcgCAGGAAGAAAGAGGACTCGATCTGAAGCACCGCCTTTCCCTCTTTCAGGGTCCTgtccatttcatgacgtcatcctagagtcggcctcagcagtgtgtctgcgtctcgcccacgaaaacaaacacaatccaaacttttgcaaagatgggtgTGCAGATCGTGCAtgtaaaaggaaagcgtttttttttgccaaacaccgccagctccgtggagaaagtgggtgagTGTGTTGGCCTGGGGGCGGCACTAACAGCGCAGACTTTTCCTGGAAGAAGACAGAACCCACTCCTTTTTCATAGATTGGGAGGAGCTGGTGCTCAACGGTTTtagatgcatgaatggatcaaaatacctctTTGGGGTTGTTTCCTGCGAGAAatcaacattataatacactttaaaGCTCAAAAGGTTGATTTTGCATCATATAGGCTGCTAAAAGAGAAAATCTGActtaactctttaacactgCAGCTATCGCCAGCATCACCTACATAACACACGGTCTTTACTGTAACTGTAAATCTTTGACCGTTTACCCTATAACTGTGAACTAGCTTATTTGGGCAAAAAGTATCTTTTTATATCGGCTTTAGACCAATATGCAACACAATACTAAGTGTTTCACAAATGTGCAAGGGTGCTGTTCCTCATGACTGAACCAGCTGAATTTCGTTAATTGTGTACTGTGAAGTGTTGTGGAGCGCAAGGCTGCTCTTCTTCACTTCAGAAATTACgataattgcgtaaacggttgaagagttatgttAGCTGAAGGAATGTCAACACTAATGTTCcagtattaaagggttaaattagGCTTTACCCTTAAAATATTTGAGAAATTCATTCCATAATCCTTGTCTTCTTTCTTAAAAAGTAGGttaaagatataaaaaatatcatattaaagaagaaaattatGCTCCAGTTGCTGTTATGCCAGCTGTGATTGGATGACcattgcttggaaaaaaatgaaaaataaaatccaccttTGTTGCTTTGGAAAAAGCTCCAGGCAAGATGGttacaaaaacatcaaattccTGCGGTAAAATACCTGCCAAATTAGGGGTGAATTATATTTTCTTTAGTTTCATGCATTCTAAACAAACCTTCAATcaaagtttcatttatttttgtccgTAAAACTAAAAACTTATATATTCTTTGGAAAATGATATATGTCAATACAAATAGCGCCCCATTTTAAATTGATGCTATACAATGTTACATTGTTTATGGCAGAGGTCACATTCTAAATATGACCcaaggagattgattgacaaggtcaacagccaacaCTGCACACTGTTAAAATAAACTGCAAAATTGCACTAAAAGATTTTTGTGAAACCACGAAAGAACACGAAAGGGGAACTGCAAAATACAGAGGCACCATTGTAATTGTAAAACCTCCCAAAAATAATGTACTGTACTGTTATCCATCCATTTCAAACTCAGACTTTATTGATTtccagttaaaaacacaaagtcctttacataaagcaaataaaatagtcataaaatatgaaaatgaattaaaacagaaaacacaggacaatcgCACTCttccctcaccagattcctccctccaccaTCCCAGTTCCCCCATTATAACCTTGAACAAATGAACGTAAGATCTGCAGCTTAAAGAAACAGTCTGGATTAGTTTATTGTCTGTTTTCTATACCATATCTATATCCCTGTTGTATCCAAAATATACttaaaaattacataattggaaatcacatttttaaatatgtgaagcaaacataaataattattttactaTTAGCTAATCTAACCAAGATAGGCATAGAAACTATTATATAATGTTactgattttcaaaaaaattagtTGAAATCAACAATATCCTCTTCACAAAGAAAAGGCAGCTTCTGATCACAGTCCTCATTTCTCCAGGTGAAGTCCTCTCTATCAATGACACCGCAGTGGTTGAATGGAGATTTTTCTGGGATCTTTTCATCTTTCCAGTTGCTCCAGTTCACCATCCTGTCACTCCAGATCCAGAATCCAAAAAGAACGCTTTGCCTGAGGCCAATCCAGAAAGAACGCGGGGTGCTCATGTCAAAGCTCGAATGATTTAACCACGTGCTCACAGCGTTCTGATCACTTTCATCCTCAATCCACAACAGCCGCGAATGCATCGTTTCACAGTATGTGAGGGCCTCGTCCCAGCTTGAATTATCTGGAATAACTTTAATTCTTActcttcctaaaaaaaaaaaaaaagacgagttAGATTCACAtccaacttttatttatttatttatttattttttgcttaaagtCCAACAAcaggtaaaacatttttttttctctcaaatggTGTGATATTTTAAAGGAAACAATTTTTGTTCAAACTTTATAACAGCAGATGAATTCATGAAAGTGAGGTTTGgacaatgacagaaaaaaagctccACTTTCAgggatgtgtttttgttgttttttttcttacctttgGAGCAAAGTGCACATTTTTCGCTTTCACATCCCTCTGTCCTTATGCCATATGAATTACTAGTTTTAAGACAGACACAGCTGCCACCTTGGGAAGTATCAGCCCACTCCCTGAACAATGAACATTCTTTATTTGGCCACTCCCATTGGTCATGCATGAGTCCAATCCAGACAGTTAGGCCCTTACTTGTCTTATTTGCTAGGTCATTGTATTCAGTGCTATTAATAGTTGCTAAACCTTTATAAACCTTCTTGCAGTACTGCAATGCCTGACACCAGTCCTTTTCACTTTGGATGAGCACATATCCTTGgtctgcaaaaacacaagaaatatAGCTtagcagtttctgcagagtcaaACTACGTTTTTCATTTAATATATTGATGTATTTGTGAAAATCAATAAAGCTGACCCTGTGAGAGTGAGTGTTCTTACCTGTATTACACATGAAAAACATCCTTTCCGAACAATTAAAACCCATCCATTGTCCGTTGTCCAGGGCTTCACATATTTGCTGGTTGTTCGCCGTAACAGTTGATTTATTGAATGTCAACTCAGTCCCGTCTGACCAAGTGCtgtttttattctccttttctttgagacctacccagaaccctgtttgaTACAGGCTGCATGGTGCATTGCTTACAACATCCACATGTTCTCTATCAAAGAGGGTGATTAAAGACTCATTGGTGCTGCTACAGTTTTTCTGAGCTTTTTCTAGAGTAACTTGTTCAATTACACTTCTGAAAGTTTGTAGGCGATCTCTTGCAAATCTAAATTCAAAGAGTCctaaaaaagacaggaaaaaaaagtttggggacttcaaaatgtcattttttaatttgtaaagttttcatgttgaaataaaaaagttttcatacactaacaaaaacaacaatgagTTTACCTGCATACAGCAAGAACAACAGAAGGGCTTTCATCACAATGGATCAAaaagcttaagaaaaaaaaaaagaaaaagaagagattaTGAAATGTTGATTAAAAGATAGAAACAATAGTGCAGTTGCATGTTTACATGATTAAATCTCCCTTAAGAATATTAAAGCTAACAAACTacaaaaacttttcatttactaaaagtttttttaatttgtagttTCTTACCTTTTGCTGTCAGAGTGCTGGCACAGTCCCTGTGCAGAAGCCACGATTTTTAAATGCTGTCTGATGCTGGTACCTGTTTGCCTGTCTGCCCTATATGGCACAATGTTAATGATTAACCAAAAAGGATAGTTTTGCATCGGAATAACGTCATCTCTCATGTTACACATTGACTAGAAAGTAAGAAGTTtgtaacaataatcctggtaaccaacaagaaaaaattaaactcagtttgtttcttctgtttcttaCTTTGCACAAAGTGCTTAAACTTGAATTATctcatggtccgggtgaattctcgattctgattgggtGCTGGGTGGgtgttaaaaagtagtaaatcTCAGTGCTAACAAACTTAAAACAATccttagcttcatcatctggacaaaatcaagcagtaagaggtgaactttttctctgaactgatgctttatttaacccatcatgTTAGTCAAGGTTCGACGTGGATCTAGGCTGCTTACATGTTAGAAACAACTTCTAGAGTTATTGTGAACTCAATTAAAAAAGTCTGACTAATGACCTTATCTGGGACTCTTTTGTCTTGCGTAATGcgattttgattttgaaaatagaccGTGTATTGACGGTGTGCCTGCAGGTGCACTCTAGAGTGGGCTAAATACGGTAATTAATAATCAGCTTTAGGAAATTGTCattgaaagaacaaaaaaatgaaggttCACCTCTTAATAGGGGCTGCAAGATCATCCATTTGTAGAAGGTCATGCTAAATTTTCAGCCGCTTTTGCTAAACTTTACAGTGAACCTGAGGCAACAATGGATCTAGCTTCGCTCAgctaaattcattttattttacatattactTTATAAACCTAACAAAATCTGTCAGAGGTACTAATGtactaa includes these proteins:
- the LOC101159550 gene encoding secretory phospholipase A2 receptor; translation: MKALLLFLLYAGLFEFRFARDRLQTFRSVIEQVTLEKAQKNCSSTNESLITLFDREHVDVVSNAPCSLYQTGFWVGLKEKENKNSTWSDGTELTFNKSTVTANNQQICEALDNGQWMGFNCSERMFFMCNTDQGYVLIQSEKDWCQALQYCKKVYKGLATINSTEYNDLANKTSKGLTVWIGLMHDQWEWPNKECSLFREWADTSQGGSCVCLKTSNSYGIRTEGCESEKCALCSKGRVRIKVIPDNSSWDEALTYCETMHSRLLWIEDESDQNAVSTWLNHSSFDMSTPRSFWIGLRQSVLFGFWIWSDRMVNWSNWKDEKIPEKSPFNHCGVIDREDFTWRNEDCDQKLPFLCEEDIVDFN